Part of the Zea mays cultivar B73 chromosome 4, Zm-B73-REFERENCE-NAM-5.0, whole genome shotgun sequence genome is shown below.
ATGGTCGCCGCTGCTCGCATCGCCCTGCGgcccccacctctctctccctttcTCCTCGCAACGCCGCCCCCGTTTGTCCACCAAGTCACCACGCGCCTGGGAGATGGATCAAGGGGCGCGCAGCAGTCCGGTCAAGACACGCTCAACGAAAGCTTCAAGATAGCACGGGAGATGGAAGCCCCACCATCGGCTAGGAATCGTTGCATCACGTCATCCGATTCCTCTCCCTTCCGTTCCTTTGCTTTCGTGGTGGATGAGAAGAAAGCGGCGAAGGGCGCATCGGAAAAGAGAGCCTGGAGGAGGAGGCACACCATCCTTCCTCTTGCACACGGAGTCCTCAAGCTTTCTCCTCACCTTGCTGGAATTCCGGGTGCCATACATCATCTCTGTCGGCAGGCATGTTGCCCTTCTGCCTCGCTCGCAGTTCTTCCAAGGGCTGCCCGTCTGTGTGGTC
Proteins encoded:
- the LOC100279008 gene encoding uncharacterized protein LOC100279008, which produces MVAAARIALRPPPLSPFLLATPPPFVHQVTTRLGDGSRGAQQSGQDTLNESFKIAREMEAPPSARNRCITSSDSSPFRSFAFVVDEKKAAKGASEKRAWRRRHTILPLAHGVLKLSPHLAGIPGAIHHLCRQACCPSASLAVLPRAARLCGLVWFGDANTPFVSSSPPNLLHEGIKFHSQAAKWGISGFISE